TCACTGGTACCTGAGCGCCTGCGCCGGATCGAGCCTGGCGGCCTGGCGCGAGGGATAGATGGTGGCGACGAAGCAAATCAGCAGGGCGGCGAGCACGACGGCGATCAGGTCCTGCGGCAGCAGCGTGAACGGCACGTAGGAGATCTGGTAGACGTCCATCGGGACGCGAATGAGCTGGTAGCGATCCAGCAGGTAAATCACGCCGCAGCCGAGCAGCGTGCCGCCGCCGGTGCCGATCAGCCCGATGATCAGCCCCTGCAGCATGAAGATCCGGCGGATGCTCGCCGTCGTGCTCCCCATCGTCTTCAGGATCGCGATGTCGCGGCTCTTCTCCATCACCAGCAGCACCAGCGAGGCGACGATGTTGAGGGCGGCGACCATGATGATGAGACCGATGGTGATCGAGATGGCCATCTTCTCGAGCCACAGCGCCGAGAAGAGCGACTTGTTCATCTGCGCCCAGTCCTGGGTCGCGTACTCCTCGCCGAGGCGGCGCGGGATCTCCTCGGCAACCGCCGCGGAGGCGAACATGTCGTCGAGCCGCACCTGCATGAAATCGGGCCGGTCCTTGCCGAACACCCGCTCGGCGACCTGGAGATCGACCAGCGCGTACTCGCTGTCGAACTCGAACAGTCCGAGACTGAAGATGCCGACCACCTTGAAGGCGCGCGTGCGCGGCATCGGCGTGAAGGGGGTGAGCACCTGATCGGGGGTCATCAGCCGCACCGTCTCGCCGACCTGGACCTCGAGGTTCTTCGCCAGGTCGATGCCGAGCACGATGCCGTCCATCTCCTCCGGGCCGGCGCGCAGGCCGTCGAGCGTGCCCTGGCGAATCGCGCTGCGGATGTCGGTGACGGTGGATTCGAGCGCGCCGTCGATGCCTTTCACCGTGACCGGCGCGTTCTGATTGAGGCCGGATCCGACCGTCAGCATGCCCTTGCCGATCGCCGCCGGCGCCACGCCGATGACGCGCGGCACCTGCCGCAGCCTGGCGACTTCGGCGGGAATGTCCTGGATCCCGTCGCCGAGCTTGAAGACGTAGACGTGCGCGGAGGAGCCGACGATCCGCTCGCGCAGCTCCTTCTGCAGCCCGGTCATCAGCGCCATGGCGATGAGCACCGCCATCACGCCGACGCCGACGCCGAGAATCGAGATGAAGGAAATGAGGGAGATGAACGCCTGCTTGCGTTTCGCCAGCAAATACCGGAATGCGACGAACAGCTCGTAGGGAAGATCGTTCATCCGTCAGTCTCAACTATACGTCGGGCGGACGGGGGGCGCCTGGAGAGCGGTCCTCACCCCCGCGGCCGCATCAGCGGGAACAGGATGACGTCCCGGATGGACGGACTGTTGGTCAGCAGCATCACCAGGCGGTCGATGCCGACCCCCTCGCCGGCGGTCGGCGGCAGCCCGTACTCGAGCGCGCGGATGTAGTCCTCGTCCATGGCGTGCGCTTCGAGGTCGCCGGCGGCCTTCTCCCGCAGTTGGGCCTCGAAGCGGCGGCGCTGCTCGGCCGGATCGTTCAGCTCGCTGAAGGCGTTGGCCACCTCGAAGCCGCCGATGTACAGCTCGAAGCGTTCGACGGTGTCCGGATCGTCGGGGCGCTGCTTCGAGAGCGGCGACACTTCCGTCGGGAAGTCGTAGACGAAGGTCGGCTGGATCAGCGCATCCTGATTCAGCCGCTCGAAGATCTCGGTCGCGATCTTGCCGGCGCCCCATGCCGGCTGGATCTCGATCGCGAGCCGCCGGGCGAGGTCCGCGGCGCGGCCGCGATCGCGCAGATCCGCTTCGGTCACGTCGGCGCCGAGCGCCTGCGACGCGCTCTGACGCGCCCCCTCCCGCAGCGAGACGCGGCGATACGGCGGCGTCAACGAGATGGCGTGCTCGCCGAACACGATCTGGTCGGTCGCAATCGCCTCGCGCGCGACCGTGGAGAGCATCTCCTCGGTCATCACCATCAGCTCGCGATACTCGCTGTACGCCTGGTAGAACTCGAGCATCGTGAACTCGGGGTTGTGCTGCGTCGAGATCCCCTCGTTGCGGAAGTTGCGGTTGATCTCGTAGACGCGCTCGAGGCCGCCGACGGTCAGGCGCTTCAGGTACAGCTCGGGCGCGATACGCAGGTAGAGCTGCAGGTCGAGCGTGTTGTGATGCGTCACGAAGGGGCGCGCCAGCGCGCCCCCCGCGATCGGCTGCATCATCGGCGTCTCGACTTCGAGGTAGCCGCGCGCGTTCAGGAACGTCCGGATGCCGGCGAGCACGCGGCTGCGCGTCTCGAAGACACGCCGCGAGTCGGGATTCACGATCAGATCGAGATAGCGCTGCCGGTAGCGGGTTTCGATGTCCTGCAGCCCGTGCCACTTCTCGGGCAGCGGAATGAAGCACTTGGCGAGGAACTCGAGCCGCGACGCCCAGATCGTGAGCTCGTTCGTCTTGGTGCGGAACAGGTGCCCCGACACGCCGGCGAAGTCGCCGAAGTCGAGCAGCTTGAAGAGCGCGAAGTCGCGCTCGCTCAGCGAATCCTTGCGGATGTAGGCCTGGATCCGCGAGCGGCCGTCCGACAGCACGAGGAAGTTCGCCTTGCCGAAGCTGCGGATCGCCAGAATCCGCCCCGCGGTGGTCGTCTCGACGCGGGCCGTCTCGAGTTCCCCGGCGGTCTTCTGGGAGTGGGCGTCGATCAGCGCGGCAATCGAGTCGGTCCGCTCGAAGGCGTGCGGATACGGGGTGATGCCGAGGCGCTGCAGCTCCTCGAAGTTCGCCCGCCGCTGGCGGATCTGTTCGGATTCCTTCTGTTCGACTGTCTGCTGTTCGTCAGCCATTCGCTGTCACACGTGTCACGCTTCACGCCCCGTCACAAAGGGCACGAAGACCACAAAGCTCACTAAGAATTCTAAAGGTCTTCTTCGTAGTCCTGGTGTTCTTTGTGGTCTTTGTGGCGGAGCGTCTTGCCGCAGGCCGTCACTCCCGGTTGAGTGTCTTCCGCACGGCATCGAGGACGCCGTTGATCAGCGGCACCGGTTCTTCGCCGCTGAAGGTCCGCGCCAGCTCGAGCGCCTCGTTGATGATCACGCGGGCCGGCGTCTCCGGCTCGGTCAGCAGCTCGTAGATCGCCAGACGCATCACGAGACGATCGATCACCGCGACGCGTTCGATCCGCCAGTTCTTCAGGTGCGCGGCAATGAGCTGGTCCGTCTCGGCGACGCGGGCCACCGTGCCGGCGACCAGACCGTTGGCGAACGTCCGGCCCGCCTCGTCGACCATCACGTCGGGCGTGGCGTCGGCGCGCTCGTCTTCGGGCGACGGCGGCGCGTCCCGTCCGGGCCAGTAGGTGCGGACCGCCTCGTGCGGCGAGACGCGGCCGACTTCCCACTGATACAGCATCTGCAGCGCCGCTTCGCGCGCATGATGACGGCCGGCGCGGTCCACGGTCATGCGCGGAAGCCGAACGGGCGGCTGGATCCGCCGGTGAGCGACTTGTAGAGCGCCGCCATCTCGATCGCCGCCGCGGCAGCCTCCCGGCCCTTGTTGTCCGGACCGGATCCCGATCGCGCCGCCGCCTGCTCCAGCGTGTCGGTGGTCAGCACGCCGAACGCCATCGGCACGCCCGTCTCTCCGGCCGCGTCCGTGATGCCGTGCGCCACCGCCGAGGCGATGTACTCGAAGTGCGGCGTCTCGCCGCGGATGATGCACCCGAGGCAGACGACCGCGTCGAAGCGTCCGGTCTCCGCCGCCGCGCGCGCCGCCTGCGGCAGCTCGAATGCGCCGGGCACGGAGAACAGGTGGACGTGGCCGTCAGCCGCGCCCGCTTCCTTCAGCGCCGACACCGCGGCGTCGCGGAGACTGTCGGTCACCGCGTCGTTGAAGCGCGACACGATGACGGCGAATCGGAACGCCGAGGCGTCCGGAAGCGGCGCCGCCGGCTGGCCCTCGGTGCGCACTTACTTCCCCTTGAAGTCCGCTTTACGCTTTTCAAGGAATGCCCTGGTTCCTTCGCGCATGTCCTCACTCGATCGGGGGGCTTCGCCCCCCGGCCCCCCTGCACGCTCACTCGCGGGGGCCCCCTGCCCCGCTCCGTTCGCGTGGCTCACTCGCTGCCGCTCGTTCGCTTCCGAGGCGCGCATGTTATTTGCCCCTGAACTCGGGCTTCCGTTTTTCCAGAAACGC
The genomic region above belongs to Vicinamibacterales bacterium and contains:
- a CDS encoding ABC transporter permease, yielding MNDLPYELFVAFRYLLAKRKQAFISLISFISILGVGVGVMAVLIAMALMTGLQKELRERIVGSSAHVYVFKLGDGIQDIPAEVARLRQVPRVIGVAPAAIGKGMLTVGSGLNQNAPVTVKGIDGALESTVTDIRSAIRQGTLDGLRAGPEEMDGIVLGIDLAKNLEVQVGETVRLMTPDQVLTPFTPMPRTRAFKVVGIFSLGLFEFDSEYALVDLQVAERVFGKDRPDFMQVRLDDMFASAAVAEEIPRRLGEEYATQDWAQMNKSLFSALWLEKMAISITIGLIIMVAALNIVASLVLLVMEKSRDIAILKTMGSTTASIRRIFMLQGLIIGLIGTGGGTLLGCGVIYLLDRYQLIRVPMDVYQISYVPFTLLPQDLIAVVLAALLICFVATIYPSRQAARLDPAQALRYQ
- the lysS gene encoding lysine--tRNA ligase, with the protein product MADEQQTVEQKESEQIRQRRANFEELQRLGITPYPHAFERTDSIAALIDAHSQKTAGELETARVETTTAGRILAIRSFGKANFLVLSDGRSRIQAYIRKDSLSERDFALFKLLDFGDFAGVSGHLFRTKTNELTIWASRLEFLAKCFIPLPEKWHGLQDIETRYRQRYLDLIVNPDSRRVFETRSRVLAGIRTFLNARGYLEVETPMMQPIAGGALARPFVTHHNTLDLQLYLRIAPELYLKRLTVGGLERVYEINRNFRNEGISTQHNPEFTMLEFYQAYSEYRELMVMTEEMLSTVAREAIATDQIVFGEHAISLTPPYRRVSLREGARQSASQALGADVTEADLRDRGRAADLARRLAIEIQPAWGAGKIATEIFERLNQDALIQPTFVYDFPTEVSPLSKQRPDDPDTVERFELYIGGFEVANAFSELNDPAEQRRRFEAQLREKAAGDLEAHAMDEDYIRALEYGLPPTAGEGVGIDRLVMLLTNSPSIRDVILFPLMRPRG
- the nusB gene encoding transcription antitermination factor NusB is translated as MTVDRAGRHHAREAALQMLYQWEVGRVSPHEAVRTYWPGRDAPPSPEDERADATPDVMVDEAGRTFANGLVAGTVARVAETDQLIAAHLKNWRIERVAVIDRLVMRLAIYELLTEPETPARVIINEALELARTFSGEEPVPLINGVLDAVRKTLNRE
- the ribH gene encoding 6,7-dimethyl-8-ribityllumazine synthase, giving the protein MRTEGQPAAPLPDASAFRFAVIVSRFNDAVTDSLRDAAVSALKEAGAADGHVHLFSVPGAFELPQAARAAAETGRFDAVVCLGCIIRGETPHFEYIASAVAHGITDAAGETGVPMAFGVLTTDTLEQAAARSGSGPDNKGREAAAAAIEMAALYKSLTGGSSRPFGFRA